Proteins encoded within one genomic window of Eleutherodactylus coqui strain aEleCoq1 chromosome 1, aEleCoq1.hap1, whole genome shotgun sequence:
- the CTSC gene encoding dipeptidyl peptidase 1, with translation MEKLPVLLVAALLAVWSRPALSDIPVNCSFPDLEGTWTFHVSPSKGGLRSKDIDCSQLGPVEDSPKFTIKPLDVAEDEFGNIGFVTLIYNQGFELVVNGYKWFGFFKFEKHGANVTSFCHDTFPGWVHDVTGHNWACFVGKKVSNSSGVKVNPSPFPKKGGWLASMPFRSNYGFVEQINSVQKSWTARVYPEMERFSMEDLLRRAGGRSSKIPSIPPPAPLPTDEKYQGLPDAWDWRNVGGQDYVSPVRDQGSCGSCYSFSAVGMMEARIRVQTKLKQKPILSPQQIVSCSNYSQGCDGGFPYLIAGKYIQDFGIIEESYMPYTASDSPCTLKDSYYQYYTAAYHYVGGFYGGCNEAYLKYELVMGGPVAVAFQVYDDFSFYQGGIYHHTGLQDRFNPFQETNHAVLLVGYGADPSTGEKYWLVKNSWGPAWGEKGYFRIRRGSNECAIESIGVVATPIPKL, from the exons ATGGAGAAGCTTCCTGTCCTGCTGGTGGCGGCGCTGCTGGCCGTGTGGAGCCGGCCTGCGCTCTCGGACATCCCGGTCAACTGCAGCTTCCCAGACCTGGAAGGCACCTGGACGTTCCATGTGAGCCCCAGTAAAGGAGGGCTCCGCAGCAAGGACATAGACTGCTCCCAGCTGG GGCCGGTGGAAGACAGTCCTAAGTTCACTATAAAACCGCTGGACGTTGCTGAAGATGAGTTTGGTAACATCGGCTTTGTGACGCTGATCTACAATCAAGGCTTCGAACTTGTAGTCAACGGATACAAGTGGTTTGGCTTTTTTAAG TTTGAGAAACATGGAGCCAATGTGACCAGCTTCTGCCACGACACATTTCCTGGCTGGGTGCACGATGTGACGGGCCATAACTGGGCTTGCTTCGTCGGAAAAAAAGTCTCCAATTCCTCGGGTGTGAAGGTAAACCCGTCGCCATTTCCCAAGAAAGGAGGATG GCTCGCCAGCATGCCCTTCAGAAGCAACTACGGATTTGTGGAACAAATAAACTCTGTTCAGAAGTCTTGGACTGCGAGGGTCTACCCCGAAATGGAACGATTCTCCATGGAGGATCTTCTGAGAAGAGCTGGGGGGCGTAGCTCTAAAATCCCAAG CATTCCTCCTCCTGCCCCTCTGCCCACCGATGAGAAATATCAAGGTCTCCCTGACGCTTGGGATTGGCGCAATGTTGGTGGGCAGGACTATGTCAGCCCTGTGAGAGACCAAG GATCGTGCGGTAGCTGCTACTCATTTTCCGCCGTGGGGATGATGGAAGCCCGTATCCGTGTTCAGACCAAACTTAAGCAGAAGCCGATCCTGAGCCCCCAACAAATCGTCTCCTGCAGTAATTACTCCCAAG GCTGTGACGGTGGCTTTCCTTATCTGATCGCTGGTAAATACATCCAAGATTTCGGCATCATAGAAGAGTCCTACATGCCGTACACCGCCTCCGATTCTCCCTGCACCCTGAAAGACAGCTACTACCAATACTACACCGCCGCGTACCACTATGTGGGGGGGTTCTACGGTGGCTGCAACGAAGCCTATCTGAAATATGAATTGGTTATGGGGGGTCCTGTAGCTGTAGCTTTTCAAGTATATGACGATTTTTCGTTCTATCAGGGAGGGATCTACCACCACACCGGGCTACAGGACAGATTCAACCCCTTTCAGGAAACTAACCACGCTGTCCTCTTGGTGGGGTACGGAGCAGATCCCAGCACTGGCGAAAAATACTGGCTCGTGAAGAACAGCTGGGGACCTGCATGGGGCGAGAAGGGTTACTTCCGAATACGCAGGGGCTCAAACGAGTGCGCTATTGAAAGTATCGGCGTAGTTGCAACACCTATtccaaaattgtaa